One part of the Macrobrachium nipponense isolate FS-2020 chromosome 38, ASM1510439v2, whole genome shotgun sequence genome encodes these proteins:
- the LOC135209501 gene encoding probable glutamate receptor: MGRSLAEVLKDPHVLKALLKDPESFSFKEAPTLLFTMVSYPPHTFIKKEDMTTPTVLAGIPTNFPIAGPMSYMLEILATSINFTYKQVVPPDGGFGVQVPNGSWTGMVGQLVGKQVDAALGPLQVIHSRSTYIDYTMPFSFGTLSIMGARGSAQVDPWSFLYPLTGTVWAGFFITLLVLSLLDATFERITNSESSWILTFGRALFQYAQTTMGNAKNKLRLRGWQRPLFGGWLFMALLLNTSYDGNLRALMALTIIPQPFQTVKDVVQSTSTKIIIEKRTSYTDVLSKVPSGDVRALDDAGSAGRYVDRKIGDFMLYYDLVLRGDHVQIFDVITSLRYFAQYFSQTGLLILVGRRNSSCVEKRLQQAQPMGIRSLPDDFRVLYDDIPGDGLLMFGAGVILDSPLLGIA, translated from the exons ATGGGTCGGTCACTTGCTGAAGTCCTGAAGGATCCACATGTCCTCAAGGCCCTGCTGAAAGATCCCGAGTCCTTCAG TTTCAAAGAAGCCCCGACCTTGCTCTTCACGATGGTGTCTTACCCCCCTCACACCTTCATCAAGAAAGAAGACATGACCACCCCGACAGTTCTCGCAGGAATTCCCACCAATTTCCCAATCGCAGGACCCATGAGCTACATGCTGGAGATCCTGGCGACTTCTATCAACTTCAC ATACAAGCAGGTGGTCCCACCAGATGGTGGTTTTGGGGTCCAAGTTCCCAACGGCAGCTGGACAGGAATGGTTGGTCAGCTCGTTGGCAAA CAAGTCGACGCGGCCCTCGGACCTCTGCAAGTCATCCACAGTCGATCCACGTACATCGACTACACCATGCCTTTCTCCTTCGGCACCCTGTCGATCATGGGCGCGAGGGGCAGCGCCCAAGTCGACCCCTGGAGCTTCCTGTACCCCCTGACAGGCACCGTTTGGGCTGGATTCTTCATCACCCTTCTGGTCCTGTCGCTGTTAGACGCTACTTTCGAAAGGATCACCAATTCCGAGAGTAGCTGGATCCTCACGTTCGGGAGAGCCTTGTTCCAGTATGCTCAAACCACGATGGGAAACG CCAAAAACAAGCTGCGTCTTAGAGGCTGGCAACGACCATTGTTCGGAGGATGGCTCTTCATGGCGTTGCTTTTGAACACCAGCTACGACGGGAACTTGAGGGCTTTGATGGCCCTCACGATCATCCCGCAGCCTTTCCAGACCGTGAAGGACGTCGTCCAGTCCACGTCGACTAAGATCATCATCGAAAAACGGACGTCCTACACAGATGTCCTGAGT AAAGTGCCATCCGGTGACGTCAGAGCCCTGGACGACGCTGGATCAGCAGGACGCTACGTGGATCGCAagatcggagactttatgctctATTACGACCTTGTCCTTCGCGGTGATCACGTTCAGATATTCGACGTGATCACTTCCCTGAGATATTTCGCTCAGTACTTCTCGCAGACAG gtcttctcatactcgtagggaggagaaattcttcctgcgtcgagaagcgcctccagcaggcccAACCGATGGGCATCAGGAgccttcccgatgattttcgtgttctttatgatgacatcccgggagatggcctcttgatgtttggtgcgggcgtgattcttgatagccccctcttgggcatagcatga